From Luteolibacter arcticus, one genomic window encodes:
- a CDS encoding histidine kinase, translating to MAAVGMTAAALPVAAFQPYEADEHTLHLWHLDEAGPPFKDDGVSPSPLLGLLNGAKAGQPPFPGFGAAISFQPSPGGDRDYGPILLAKQALDSGPKDNVDPPFPIMGNDGAFTIEALVKFNVMPADATGLALDIVSMDDEVADNRVFIFRVEKPGFLCFLPISGSDVRGGGLATLPTSGPHAVNTTDWFHAAVVYDGHESAVNNLKLFWTRLGAGDEAANLIGQGTLTADIGRQLADFAIGNTGNRQGTSSPREFFPGLIDEVRISSIARPTYDFCFVSEDEKKRSDEILRRTPPQVPPLGMLLQQVQVGEQPMVLPRSGQPLVLGPGLHRLDFDFSFLPGVNADPLAVRCRLEGLGDEWHPAARGMTMEWEMLDATGLLLTQRIFATTGSSVGWQIDALSSPMVPRTEPLFIPEGTRKVRVTVSSGTPDTTGTWVIDDLALARSSTPQKNLWVDGGFQQGERMNQIGGVPLHWERRGTEPAIARVMQMRGPSLGLLDAEQQHSAQWTSTRELGVKPAKGGETFLLSWKEAFNVIPGASLRASYLNVPPGEYAFQAIAVGSEPQPATASLAFPLEIKRPIWEREWFIPLAVAAGVLATGLLFFAAYRRRTRHRLAAIKLQHAVERDRARIARDMHDDLGTRVTVLNLAASFVRRAIDGDPEKARQQVVRLESAARDLVTAMDGLVWAVNPSNDTLDHLASHLSAVAQEIFRDSPVRLRISIPDDLPRITLRSDFRHHFALGVKEALHNILKHAGPCEATFTLRFDHGALVAEIADHGEGFDPAIPREGNGLPNLAARFTELGGTCVIESSPGKGTRAIFRCQLPKVPALPRA from the coding sequence ATGGCAGCGGTGGGAATGACGGCGGCGGCCCTGCCCGTGGCGGCCTTCCAGCCGTACGAAGCAGACGAGCACACGCTGCACTTGTGGCACCTCGATGAAGCCGGCCCGCCGTTCAAGGACGATGGCGTGAGCCCCTCGCCACTGCTCGGCCTGCTCAATGGCGCGAAGGCGGGTCAACCGCCGTTCCCGGGCTTCGGCGCGGCGATTTCGTTCCAACCATCGCCGGGGGGGGATCGCGACTACGGGCCGATCCTTCTGGCCAAGCAGGCCTTGGACAGCGGACCGAAGGACAATGTCGATCCACCGTTCCCGATCATGGGAAACGACGGGGCCTTCACGATCGAGGCCTTGGTGAAGTTCAACGTGATGCCCGCAGACGCCACCGGGCTGGCGCTCGACATCGTCAGCATGGACGACGAGGTGGCGGATAACCGGGTGTTCATTTTCCGGGTCGAAAAGCCGGGCTTCCTGTGTTTCCTGCCGATCAGCGGGAGCGACGTTCGTGGCGGTGGCCTGGCGACCTTGCCCACCAGCGGGCCGCATGCCGTGAACACAACCGACTGGTTCCATGCCGCGGTGGTTTACGACGGCCACGAGTCGGCGGTGAACAACCTGAAACTCTTCTGGACCCGGCTCGGCGCGGGAGACGAGGCCGCCAATTTGATCGGCCAAGGCACCCTGACCGCGGACATCGGCCGGCAACTCGCGGACTTCGCTATCGGGAATACCGGCAACCGCCAGGGAACCTCTTCCCCACGGGAGTTCTTCCCCGGACTGATCGACGAGGTCCGCATCAGCAGCATCGCCCGCCCGACTTACGATTTCTGCTTCGTCAGCGAGGACGAAAAGAAACGCTCGGACGAGATTTTGCGCCGCACCCCCCCCCAGGTGCCTCCGCTGGGCATGCTGCTGCAGCAGGTGCAGGTGGGTGAGCAGCCGATGGTCTTGCCCCGCTCCGGCCAGCCGCTGGTGCTCGGGCCCGGGCTGCACCGCCTGGACTTCGACTTCAGCTTCTTGCCCGGCGTGAATGCCGACCCCCTGGCGGTGCGCTGCCGGCTCGAGGGGCTCGGCGACGAATGGCATCCCGCCGCACGCGGCATGACCATGGAGTGGGAAATGCTTGATGCCACAGGGCTCCTGCTCACGCAGCGGATCTTCGCCACCACGGGGTCGAGCGTCGGCTGGCAGATCGATGCCCTGAGCTCGCCGATGGTGCCGCGCACCGAGCCGCTGTTCATCCCCGAGGGCACGCGGAAAGTCCGCGTGACGGTTTCCTCAGGCACGCCCGATACCACCGGCACCTGGGTCATCGACGACCTCGCGCTGGCCCGCTCCTCCACGCCGCAGAAGAACCTGTGGGTGGACGGCGGCTTCCAGCAGGGCGAGCGGATGAACCAGATCGGCGGCGTCCCACTGCACTGGGAAAGGCGCGGCACCGAACCGGCGATCGCCCGCGTGATGCAAATGCGCGGACCTTCGCTGGGGCTGCTCGATGCGGAACAGCAGCACTCCGCGCAGTGGACCTCCACGCGGGAGCTCGGTGTGAAGCCGGCCAAGGGGGGCGAGACCTTCCTGCTGAGCTGGAAGGAGGCCTTCAACGTCATTCCGGGTGCCTCGCTGCGTGCCAGCTACCTGAACGTGCCGCCGGGCGAGTATGCCTTCCAAGCGATCGCCGTGGGATCGGAACCGCAACCGGCGACGGCGAGCCTCGCCTTTCCTCTCGAGATCAAGCGCCCGATCTGGGAACGCGAGTGGTTCATACCGCTGGCCGTCGCCGCCGGAGTGCTGGCCACCGGCTTGCTTTTCTTCGCCGCGTATCGCCGCCGAACCCGTCACCGCCTGGCGGCCATCAAGCTCCAGCATGCGGTGGAGCGGGACCGCGCGCGCATCGCCCGCGACATGCACGATGATCTGGGCACGCGCGTCACGGTGCTGAATCTCGCCGCGTCATTCGTGCGGCGCGCCATCGATGGCGATCCGGAGAAAGCGCGCCAGCAGGTCGTGCGGCTGGAGTCCGCGGCGCGCGATCTGGTCACCGCGATGGACGGGCTGGTGTGGGCGGTGAATCCCTCGAACGACACGCTCGATCACTTGGCGTCGCACCTCTCCGCCGTGGCCCAGGAAATCTTCCGCGACAGTCCGGTGCGGCTGCGGATCTCGATCCCGGACGATCTCCCGCGCATCACCTTGCGCTCGGATTTCCGCCATCACTTCGCGCTCGGAGTGAAGGAGGCGCTGCACAACATCCTCAAGCACGCGGGACCTTGCGAGGCCACCTTCACCCTGCGCTTCGATCACGGCGCACTCGTCGCGGAGATCGCCGACCACGGCGAGGGC